The proteins below come from a single Holdemania massiliensis genomic window:
- the ltrA gene encoding group II intron reverse transcriptase/maturase, whose product MKLMEKILSEENLQKAIKKVKQNKGAPGMDKMTVQEVEQGFGQYQEEIVSLIMNKQYRPMPVKRVYIPKPNGKQRPLGIPTVVDRVIQQAILQELTKIYEPIFSEHSFGFRPRRSAHMAMEEVLNNLNDEYEWIVDLDIEKFFDTVNHDKLISILRENVNDATTLHLIRAYLRAGVLEDGLVKSTTVGTPQGGPISVILSNIYLDKLDKELESRNLKFVRYADDCMIFVKSEMSANRVMKSVTSWLERKLFLKVSATKTKVVRPTKGQFLGFTFYKNGQDWKCVPTKDRKKRLYSKIKTLMKRKHAISRPLAVTFAKVNQTVRGWINYFKIGSIKMFLDEFGQWLRHKVRCIIIKQWKKPKTIYRNLMKLNIVSKCKFSEEDIYKCANTRLGWYKRSGMNIVNFTLSPKVLGIKKGDRPGLVNPLEYYLKSL is encoded by the coding sequence ATGAAATTAATGGAAAAGATTTTAAGTGAAGAGAATTTGCAAAAGGCAATCAAAAAGGTCAAACAAAACAAGGGAGCACCTGGAATGGATAAGATGACAGTGCAAGAAGTCGAACAAGGGTTTGGACAATATCAAGAAGAAATTGTTTCCTTGATAATGAACAAGCAATATCGACCCATGCCAGTGAAAAGAGTCTATATTCCAAAACCAAATGGAAAACAAAGACCATTAGGAATACCAACCGTTGTTGACCGAGTTATCCAACAAGCTATTCTACAAGAACTCACAAAAATCTATGAGCCTATATTCAGTGAACATAGTTTTGGATTTCGACCAAGGCGAAGTGCACATATGGCAATGGAAGAAGTGTTAAATAACTTAAATGATGAATACGAATGGATAGTTGATTTGGATATTGAAAAATTCTTTGATACCGTAAATCATGACAAATTAATTTCAATCTTAAGAGAGAATGTCAATGACGCAACAACATTACATTTGATAAGAGCCTATCTAAGAGCAGGTGTGTTAGAGGATGGACTCGTCAAAAGTACTACGGTTGGCACACCTCAAGGAGGACCAATTAGCGTTATTTTATCAAATATCTATTTAGATAAATTGGATAAAGAGCTAGAGTCTAGAAACCTTAAATTTGTAAGATACGCCGATGACTGTATGATCTTCGTCAAAAGCGAAATGAGTGCGAACCGTGTAATGAAGTCAGTGACATCATGGCTAGAGAGAAAACTATTCTTGAAAGTGAGTGCAACAAAGACAAAAGTCGTCCGCCCAACGAAAGGGCAATTCCTAGGATTTACCTTTTATAAGAATGGACAAGATTGGAAATGCGTACCTACGAAAGATAGAAAGAAACGACTGTATTCTAAGATTAAAACATTGATGAAGAGAAAACATGCCATATCAAGACCGCTGGCAGTTACATTTGCGAAAGTAAATCAAACTGTAAGAGGTTGGATAAACTATTTTAAGATAGGTAGCATTAAAATGTTTCTTGATGAATTTGGGCAATGGCTACGCCATAAGGTACGATGTATCATCATCAAGCAATGGAAGAAACCAAAGACGATATATAGAAATCTAATGAAGCTAAATATAGTGAGCAAATGTAAGTTTAGCGAAGAAGATATCTATAAGTGTGCTAACACGAGATTAGGGTGGTATAAAAGAAGTGGGATGAATATCGTAAACTTTACATTATCACCAAAAGTTTTAGGCATAAAGAAAGGGGACAGACCAGGTTTAGTCAATCCCCTAGAATACTATCTTAAGAGTTTGTGA
- a CDS encoding HAD family hydrolase encodes MIKAIMCDVDGTLLNSQGVVSPYTIEQIKKVKAQGMLFGLATGRDVHSVKEQLSRWGIEGLVDAIVGTGGAEIADFQLNVEKSSYPLEGNVIRQVIEHYQDLDVNFAIPWQGELYTPKDDEHIRKLSEADHIPYHVVDYHEFLNEPRPKVMIVCDPAMMDTVIARSHTFTVPKTKSAGLITASILFEYMDPRVSKSEGLKEFMTLHGFTMDELCTFGDADNDYDMTVNAKIGVVMANGSEKTKSAADYITDDHDHDGIGRFIAEHFLNQS; translated from the coding sequence ATGATCAAAGCAATCATGTGTGATGTGGATGGAACATTGTTGAACAGCCAGGGAGTTGTTTCGCCCTATACGATCGAACAGATAAAAAAAGTCAAGGCGCAGGGAATGTTGTTCGGTTTGGCTACCGGCCGGGATGTGCATAGTGTTAAGGAACAGCTAAGCCGATGGGGAATCGAAGGATTGGTCGACGCGATTGTTGGAACCGGCGGCGCGGAAATTGCGGATTTCCAGCTGAATGTGGAAAAAAGCAGTTATCCGCTGGAGGGAAATGTTATCCGCCAGGTCATCGAACATTATCAGGATCTGGACGTGAATTTTGCGATTCCTTGGCAAGGAGAACTGTATACGCCGAAGGATGATGAACATATCCGAAAGCTGTCTGAAGCCGATCACATTCCTTATCACGTCGTTGACTATCATGAATTTCTGAACGAACCGCGGCCGAAGGTCATGATCGTCTGTGACCCGGCGATGATGGATACCGTGATTGCCCGCAGTCATACCTTTACGGTACCGAAAACCAAGTCTGCCGGATTGATTACAGCGAGCATCTTATTTGAATATATGGATCCGCGGGTATCGAAGTCGGAAGGACTGAAGGAATTCATGACCTTGCATGGTTTTACGATGGATGAACTTTGTACCTTTGGCGATGCAGATAATGATTATGATATGACGGTGAATGCTAAGATTGGCGTGGTGATGGCCAACGGCAGTGAAAAAACCAAAAGTGCCGCAGATTATATTACGGACGATCATGATCATGACGGAATCGGTCGGTTTATTGCCGAACATTTCTTAAATCAAAGCTGA
- a CDS encoding MmcQ/YjbR family DNA-binding protein: MIEAEALFQLKKPVPERLIAYGFQTKEAGYTLKLPLKEGQFLLQLDVDASGVLSYAVIDEVTGEEYTLIHSVHAQGNFIAELREEIGKKLKEIASACFIADEFRTEQAGRIIQMIEQNYGVKPEYLWEGSPTSAALRHQETQKWFGVLMCIDYRKLDPQKTGQVEILVLKTQPEQIAEQMSHPGFYMAFHMNKKHWITVVLDGTLEDEVIQEVISQSFALTAKTEGKRRQPQK, encoded by the coding sequence GTGATTGAAGCAGAAGCGCTATTTCAATTAAAAAAACCGGTACCGGAGCGTTTGATCGCCTATGGATTTCAAACGAAAGAGGCTGGTTATACGCTGAAACTGCCGCTTAAGGAAGGTCAGTTTTTGCTTCAGTTGGATGTGGATGCTTCCGGTGTGCTGTCCTATGCTGTGATCGACGAGGTCACCGGGGAAGAATATACGCTGATCCATTCAGTGCATGCCCAGGGAAATTTTATCGCGGAGCTGCGCGAGGAGATCGGCAAGAAGCTGAAGGAAATCGCCTCGGCCTGTTTTATAGCCGATGAATTTCGCACAGAACAAGCGGGACGGATCATCCAAATGATCGAGCAAAACTATGGGGTGAAGCCAGAATATCTCTGGGAAGGCTCGCCCACTTCGGCAGCCCTGCGCCATCAGGAAACACAGAAATGGTTCGGTGTGCTGATGTGCATTGATTATCGAAAGCTGGATCCGCAAAAGACGGGGCAAGTTGAAATTCTAGTTTTAAAAACTCAGCCGGAACAGATTGCCGAACAAATGAGTCATCCGGGTTTCTACATGGCGTTTCACATGAACAAAAAACATTGGATCACTGTGGTTCTCGATGGAACGCTAGAGGATGAGGTCATTCAGGAAGTGATCAGTCAGAGTTTTGCTTTGACAGCGAAGACTGAAGGCAAGCGGCGTCAGCCCCAAAAATAA
- a CDS encoding sensor histidine kinase: MKGIDLIMVLLFPVLDFLPFSLPRYWLFKDKLRIPFPQVVLLQLLLISLNCAVFYAINQAGLETAAQWTTLVRYGFMLVFLALSFLLIRESFPKQMFTYLLFLAWMFFVLGNANYIESRFFWTFSDEHPYLIYNVARSVLYLITCPFLIHFFYHTVGDALKMEDPEMWRSLWIIPLFSALFGMLYCTTQDVYAYASWQFLVSRYLMLFGACYASGAALKILQTSRARAQMEEALKYAGRSLQMQKKQYDALAATMAETRKARHDLRQHLTVMHSFIEKDDKQGLQEYLVLVQNELPPEKVELFSCNEVVNAVIGYYAAQARSHKIRFEVKVDYPQACPISATEITVLLGNLLENAVEGCLRDPAEARWIQLRIQPQGHHALLILTDNSCTQSIRFSNSLPLSSKREGMGIGVASIQDIAAAYRGYASFEKKEDVFSASVYLRLPD, from the coding sequence ATGAAAGGTATCGATCTGATAATGGTACTGCTTTTCCCGGTTTTGGATTTTCTGCCGTTCAGCCTGCCGCGATACTGGCTGTTTAAGGATAAGCTGCGGATTCCCTTTCCTCAGGTTGTACTGCTTCAATTGCTTTTGATATCTCTCAATTGTGCGGTCTTTTATGCAATCAATCAGGCCGGCCTTGAAACGGCGGCGCAATGGACAACCCTTGTTCGTTACGGCTTCATGCTGGTATTCTTGGCGCTGAGCTTCCTGTTAATTCGGGAATCGTTTCCCAAACAGATGTTTACCTATCTTTTGTTTCTGGCCTGGATGTTTTTTGTCCTGGGCAATGCCAACTACATTGAATCGCGTTTTTTCTGGACCTTCTCTGATGAACATCCGTATCTGATCTACAATGTGGCGCGGAGTGTCCTCTATTTGATAACCTGTCCGTTCCTCATTCATTTTTTCTATCACACGGTTGGCGACGCGCTGAAAATGGAAGATCCTGAAATGTGGCGTTCCTTATGGATTATTCCTTTGTTTTCAGCCTTGTTCGGCATGCTTTACTGCACGACGCAGGATGTCTATGCTTATGCTTCATGGCAGTTTTTGGTTTCCCGCTATTTAATGCTGTTTGGTGCCTGTTATGCATCCGGCGCGGCTTTAAAAATCCTGCAGACTTCGCGGGCCCGGGCGCAGATGGAAGAAGCGCTGAAATATGCTGGGCGCAGTCTTCAAATGCAGAAAAAACAGTATGATGCACTGGCGGCGACGATGGCAGAAACCCGTAAGGCCCGCCACGATCTGCGGCAGCACTTGACTGTGATGCATTCATTCATAGAAAAGGATGATAAGCAGGGTTTACAGGAATATCTGGTTTTGGTTCAGAATGAACTGCCGCCGGAGAAGGTGGAGCTGTTTTCCTGCAACGAAGTTGTGAATGCTGTGATCGGATATTATGCTGCCCAAGCCCGCAGCCATAAAATCCGGTTTGAAGTCAAAGTGGATTATCCTCAGGCTTGTCCGATCTCCGCGACGGAAATCACGGTGCTGTTAGGAAATTTACTGGAAAATGCGGTGGAAGGGTGTTTGAGAGATCCGGCAGAGGCTCGCTGGATCCAGCTGCGGATTCAGCCGCAGGGACACCATGCGTTATTGATCTTAACCGATAATTCCTGCACCCAGTCTATTCGCTTTTCCAATTCCCTGCCGTTGTCATCCAAACGGGAAGGCATGGGGATCGGCGTGGCGTCAATTCAGGACATTGCTGCGGCTTACCGCGGTTATGCCAGTTTTGAAAAGAAAGAAGATGTTTTTTCCGCTTCTGTCTATCTGCGGCTTCCCGACTGA
- a CDS encoding LytR/AlgR family response regulator transcription factor, translating into MKCAILDDQQECRSEICESLRRYAKHRMPAETLRLDEYASGETFLKTFRKESYDLLFLDQYMNGLSGLATAQEIRRQDPLVPLVFVTTSRDHAVDSYGVRACGYLVKPYTQEAFDRMLDNVGMEKIRRAQCLCLEQDKLLLREILWCDVSGHYCQIHTDDGRLFRYRMPFAQLLDQLSAYPQFLMCYKGCLVNMQRVDVMDVLDFVMDTGDRIPFSKRERRKIEAQYHAYLFDQARREVLL; encoded by the coding sequence ATGAAGTGCGCAATTCTTGATGATCAGCAGGAATGCCGGTCTGAAATCTGCGAATCACTGCGGCGGTATGCGAAGCACCGCATGCCGGCAGAAACGCTGCGGCTGGATGAATACGCCAGCGGCGAAACGTTTTTAAAGACTTTCAGGAAAGAGAGCTATGATCTTCTGTTTCTCGATCAATATATGAACGGACTTTCCGGTCTGGCAACCGCTCAGGAAATCCGCCGCCAAGATCCGTTGGTTCCGCTTGTATTTGTCACAACCAGCCGTGATCATGCGGTGGACAGCTATGGTGTACGGGCTTGTGGATATCTCGTTAAACCGTATACGCAGGAGGCTTTTGACCGGATGCTGGATAATGTCGGAATGGAAAAGATCCGCAGGGCGCAGTGCCTTTGCCTTGAACAGGATAAACTGCTGCTGCGGGAAATTCTGTGGTGCGATGTCAGCGGACATTATTGCCAAATCCATACCGATGACGGGAGATTGTTCCGTTATCGCATGCCCTTTGCTCAGCTGCTGGATCAGCTGTCAGCGTATCCGCAGTTTCTGATGTGTTATAAGGGCTGTCTTGTCAATATGCAGCGGGTCGACGTGATGGATGTGCTGGACTTTGTGATGGACACGGGGGATCGGATACCGTTTTCCAAACGGGAGCGCAGGAAAATCGAAGCGCAGTATCATGCCTATTTATTTGACCAGGCCCGGCGGGAGGTTCTGTTATGA